From Candidatus Eremiobacteraceae bacterium, one genomic window encodes:
- the ruvA gene encoding Holliday junction branch migration protein RuvA, translating into MFSRIEGKLAELTEEAALIDAGGLSYEIMLPACVREKVANVRPGGPIKLEVFSYMQIDGNRGSAMYVGFTNAIEREFFEALLTVASVGPKTAARAFSKPMAEIARYIDAGDTASLRRLPGIGEQKAKDIVAKLQGKVARFGLIRGEPEKKKEPAPDFVAEAIDVLLQLQYKPQEAERMAREALGSNGKVTTAEELLTEIYRRQQKP; encoded by the coding sequence TCATCGACGCCGGCGGTCTGAGCTATGAGATCATGCTGCCCGCGTGCGTGCGCGAGAAGGTCGCGAATGTCCGGCCCGGGGGCCCGATAAAACTCGAAGTGTTCTCATACATGCAGATCGACGGCAACCGCGGCTCGGCGATGTACGTCGGGTTCACCAACGCGATCGAGCGCGAGTTCTTCGAAGCGCTACTCACCGTCGCGAGCGTCGGGCCGAAGACGGCAGCTCGAGCGTTTTCGAAACCGATGGCCGAGATCGCGCGCTATATCGACGCCGGCGACACGGCGAGCTTGCGGCGTCTGCCCGGCATCGGCGAGCAGAAGGCGAAAGACATCGTCGCCAAGCTGCAAGGCAAGGTCGCGCGCTTCGGTCTCATCCGCGGCGAGCCGGAGAAGAAGAAGGAGCCGGCGCCCGATTTCGTCGCCGAAGCGATCGACGTGCTTCTGCAGCTCCAATACAAGCCGCAAGAGGCGGAAAGGATGGCGCGCGAAGCGCTCGGCAGCAACGGCAAGGTGACGACGGCGGAAGAGCTGCTCACCGAGATCTACCGCAGGCAGCAGAAACCCTAG